One window of the Eucalyptus grandis isolate ANBG69807.140 chromosome 6, ASM1654582v1, whole genome shotgun sequence genome contains the following:
- the LOC108959116 gene encoding uncharacterized protein LOC108959116 isoform X3 — MGETISDRHVAPRWRGRQGVQNSRGPTTLTLPLLCSALRRLRLSKSSSLSSLSPVLRSVPLRGRTKLFTKAASLPLLCSLSPFSPTISLSLHSRLRRPLGTPTLLKAVATNADAAASASTPTPSHDSVAPTPTPTPTSASASADALSTSAEASTDRSAADSANISQRPRQCHLLRCWGSGSAFAADSQREHLHSRKRPHARSILVTKVMPSTSENLRPRLELDRSAAWIGIKSLL, encoded by the exons ATGGGAGAAACAATCAGCGATCGACACGTGGCGCCACGTTGGCGAGGGCGTCAGGGCGTTCAAAATTCGCGCGGGCCGACCACTCTGACGCTccctctgctctgctctgctctgcgACGCCTGCGCCTGTCAAAATCgtcatctctctcctctctctcccccgttctccgttccgttCCGTTGCGGGGGAGAACAAAACTCTTTACGAAAGCTGCTTCTCtccccctcctctgctctctctctccattctcgccgacgatctctctctctctccattctcgactTCGACGCCCTCTCGGGACTCCGACGCTCCTCAAGGCGGTTGCCACcaacgccgacgccgccgcctccgcctccaccccGACGCCCTCTCACGACTCCGTcgccccgactccgacgccgacgcccacctccgcctccgcctcggccgacgccctttccacctccgccgaaGCCTCGACCGATCGTTCGGCTGCGGACTCTGCTAATATCTCACAGCGTCCTCGTCAG TGTCATCTGCTGCGTTGCTGGGGTTCTGGCTCTGCTTTTGCTGCCGATTCTCAGCGAGAACACCTACATTCCAGAAAACGCCCTCATGCCAGGTCGATACTCGTCACTAAAGTGATGCCCTCGACCAGTGAAAATTTAAGGCCAAGATTGGAGCTTGACCGTTCTGCTGCGTGGATTGGGATTAAATCATT GTTGTAA
- the LOC108959116 gene encoding uncharacterized protein LOC108959116 isoform X2, with product MGETISDRHVAPRWRGRQGVQNSRGPTTLTLPLLCSALRRLRLSKSSSLSSLSPVLRSVPLRGRTKLFTKAASLPLLCSLSPFSPTISLSLHSRLRRPLGTPTLLKAVATNADAAASASTPTPSHDSVAPTPTPTPTSASASADALSTSAEASTDRSAADSANISQRPRQCHLLRCWGSGSAFAADSQREHLHSRKRPHARSILVTKVMPSTSENLRPRLELDRSAAWIGIKSLIGFLEPPALEEGILESYSIFLDVVLNQVSSDSPVVSYG from the exons ATGGGAGAAACAATCAGCGATCGACACGTGGCGCCACGTTGGCGAGGGCGTCAGGGCGTTCAAAATTCGCGCGGGCCGACCACTCTGACGCTccctctgctctgctctgctctgcgACGCCTGCGCCTGTCAAAATCgtcatctctctcctctctctcccccgttctccgttccgttCCGTTGCGGGGGAGAACAAAACTCTTTACGAAAGCTGCTTCTCtccccctcctctgctctctctctccattctcgccgacgatctctctctctctccattctcgactTCGACGCCCTCTCGGGACTCCGACGCTCCTCAAGGCGGTTGCCACcaacgccgacgccgccgcctccgcctccaccccGACGCCCTCTCACGACTCCGTcgccccgactccgacgccgacgcccacctccgcctccgcctcggccgacgccctttccacctccgccgaaGCCTCGACCGATCGTTCGGCTGCGGACTCTGCTAATATCTCACAGCGTCCTCGTCAG TGTCATCTGCTGCGTTGCTGGGGTTCTGGCTCTGCTTTTGCTGCCGATTCTCAGCGAGAACACCTACATTCCAGAAAACGCCCTCATGCCAGGTCGATACTCGTCACTAAAGTGATGCCCTCGACCAGTGAAAATTTAAGGCCAAGATTGGAGCTTGACCGTTCTGCTGCGTGGATTGGGATTAAATCATT GATTGGGTTTCTAGAGCCTCCAGCATTGGAAGAAGGGATATTGGAGtcctattctatttttcttgatgtTGTTCTTAACCAAGTCTCCAGTGATTCTCCT GTTGTAAGCTATGGTTGA
- the LOC108959116 gene encoding uncharacterized protein LOC108959116 isoform X1, producing the protein MGETISDRHVAPRWRGRQGVQNSRGPTTLTLPLLCSALRRLRLSKSSSLSSLSPVLRSVPLRGRTKLFTKAASLPLLCSLSPFSPTISLSLHSRLRRPLGTPTLLKAVATNADAAASASTPTPSHDSVAPTPTPTPTSASASADALSTSAEASTDRSAADSANISQRPRQCHLLRCWGSGSAFAADSQREHLHSRKRPHARSILVTKVMPSTSENLRPRLELDRSAAWIGIKSLIGFLEPPALEEGILESYSIFLDVVLNQVSSDSPVFSHAITCF; encoded by the exons ATGGGAGAAACAATCAGCGATCGACACGTGGCGCCACGTTGGCGAGGGCGTCAGGGCGTTCAAAATTCGCGCGGGCCGACCACTCTGACGCTccctctgctctgctctgctctgcgACGCCTGCGCCTGTCAAAATCgtcatctctctcctctctctcccccgttctccgttccgttCCGTTGCGGGGGAGAACAAAACTCTTTACGAAAGCTGCTTCTCtccccctcctctgctctctctctccattctcgccgacgatctctctctctctccattctcgactTCGACGCCCTCTCGGGACTCCGACGCTCCTCAAGGCGGTTGCCACcaacgccgacgccgccgcctccgcctccaccccGACGCCCTCTCACGACTCCGTcgccccgactccgacgccgacgcccacctccgcctccgcctcggccgacgccctttccacctccgccgaaGCCTCGACCGATCGTTCGGCTGCGGACTCTGCTAATATCTCACAGCGTCCTCGTCAG TGTCATCTGCTGCGTTGCTGGGGTTCTGGCTCTGCTTTTGCTGCCGATTCTCAGCGAGAACACCTACATTCCAGAAAACGCCCTCATGCCAGGTCGATACTCGTCACTAAAGTGATGCCCTCGACCAGTGAAAATTTAAGGCCAAGATTGGAGCTTGACCGTTCTGCTGCGTGGATTGGGATTAAATCATT GATTGGGTTTCTAGAGCCTCCAGCATTGGAAGAAGGGATATTGGAGtcctattctatttttcttgatgtTGTTCTTAACCAAGTCTCCAGTGATTCTCCTGTATTCTCTCATGCGATCACTTGCTTTTAG